The Montipora capricornis isolate CH-2021 chromosome 1, ASM3666992v2, whole genome shotgun sequence genome contains a region encoding:
- the LOC138056921 gene encoding uncharacterized protein translates to MSFDSFQALCRILSPFMAKRNTRFRAAVPIEKRVAIGLWRLGTGESYRSTSITFGVGKCTALNIVHDFIRALFHVREDYISFPTNGRELGNVMNKFELKYGLPQVAGVIDGSHVKIKAPQEDHEAYYNRKQCYSIVLQGVTDSECKFLDASAGYPGSVHDARIFRRSDLFRQISTGDIMGETRVINNVNVRPYLIGDTA, encoded by the coding sequence ATGAGCTTCGATTCCTTTCAAGCCCTTTGTCGCATTCTGTCGCCATTTATGGCAAAAAGAAACACTCGCTTCCGTGCAGCGGTACCGATAGAGAAGCGTGTGGCAATTGGACTGTGGCGTCTAGGAACTGGAGAAAGTTATCGCTCTACATCTATTACGTTTGGTGTAGGAAAATGCACTGCGCTTAACATTGTTCACGATTTCATTCGTGCTCTGTTTCACGTCAGAGAAGATTACATCTCTTTTCCGACCAATGGAAGGGAATTAGGAAACGTAATgaacaaatttgaattaaaatatGGCTTACCTCAGGTCGCAGGCGTTATTGATGGGAGCCACGTAAAAATTAAAGCCCCTCAAGAGGATCACGAAGCATATTATAACCGAAAGCAATGTTATTCGATTGTTCTACAGGGAGTAACTGACTCAGAATGCAAGTTTTTAGACGCTAGTGCGGGGTACCCTGGAAGTGTTCATGATGCGAGGATTTTTCGTCGAAGCGATCTTTTCAGGCAAATTTCTACGGGTGATATAATGGGAGAGACTAGGGTCATCAACAATGTAAACGTAAGGCCGTATTTGATTGGGGACACTGCCTAA